A window from Solanum stenotomum isolate F172 chromosome 7, ASM1918654v1, whole genome shotgun sequence encodes these proteins:
- the LOC125870638 gene encoding protein ECERIFERUM 26-like, whose amino-acid sequence MVSSKLEDGLIYNIKLSSVGPARVTGQDVVYEPSNTDLAMKLHYLRGIYYFDSQIFQDVTIYKIKEPIFIWFNYFYMTNGRFRRAESGRPYIKCNDCGARFIEAQCDKTLEEWLEMKDTSLEKLLVSNQVLGPELAFSPPVLIQHTKFKCGGISLGLSWAHVLGDVFSATEFWNYLGKVVGGYQPPRPLNLAHSLTKANSTQTLQKIVEDPLSIKRVDPVEDHWIANASCKLESFSIHVSASKLGHLQSRIGIQGPFELLCAIIWQSISRIRDGPGPKVVTICKKGEEKKEGLIGNTQVIGVVKVDDSIREANPSELARLIKNEIIDERLKIDEAIEKDHGVSDVIVYGANLTFVSLEGVDLYGFDWKGQRPKNVSYFIDGVGDAGTVLVLPDGPNDSEGRIVTMTLPEDEIMKLKNELNNEWSIA is encoded by the exons atggTGTCTTCAAAATTAGAAGATGGTCTAATTTACAACATAAAATTATCCTCAGTTGGACCAGCTAGAGTAACAGGACAAGATGTTGTTTATGAGCCAAGTAACACGGATTTGGCCATgaaattacattatttaagAGGGATTTATTACTTTGATAGCCAAATATTTCAAGATGtcacaatttataaaataaaagaaccaATATTTATTtggttcaattatttttatatgactAATGGTAGGTTTAGAAGGGCAGAATCAGGGAGACCTTATATTAAATGTAATGATTGTGGTGCTAGGTTTATTGAAGCACAATGTGATAAAACTTTGGAAGAATGGCTAGAAATGAAAGATACTTCACTTGAGAAATTACTTgtttctaatcaagttcttggTCCTGAATTGGCTTTCTCACCTCCAGTCCTCATACag CATACCAAATTCAAATGTGGTGGAATTTCATTGGGCCTAAGTTGGGCCCATGTACTTGGAGATGTATTTTCAGCAACTGAATTTTGGAACTATTTGGGTAAAGTAGTTGGTGGATACCAACCGCCCCGGCCCCTTAACTTGGCCCATTCATTAACCAAAGCAAACTCAACCCAAACCCTACAAAAAATTGTGGAGGATCCACTTTCCATAAAACGGGTCGACCCGGTTGAAGATCATTGGATTGCTAATGCAAGTTGCAAGTTGGAGTCGTTTTCGATCCATGTTAGTGCATCCAAATTGGGCCACTTACAATCAAGAATAGGCATTCAAGGCCCATTTGAATTACTATGTGCTATTATTTGGCAGTCCATTTCAAGAATTAGAGATGGGCCTGGCCCAAAAGTTGTGACCATTTGCAAAAAAggtgaagaaaagaaagagggCCTTATAGGAAACACTCAAGTAATTGGTGTGGTTAAGGTTGATGACTCAATTAGAGAAGCTAATCCTAGTGAATTAGCAAGGTTGATTAAAAATGAGATCATCGACGAGCGATTAAAGATCGATGAGGCCATCGAGAAAGATCATGGAGTGTCGGATGTCATTGTTTACGGAGCAAATTTAACTTTCGTGAGCCTGGAAGGTGTTGATCTCTATGGATTCGATTGGAAGGGACAGAGGCCGAAGAATGTAAGTTACTTTATCGATGGAGTAGGCGATGCAGGGACCGTGTTGGTGCTTCCGGACGGGCCAAATGATTCCGAAGGAAGGATTGTGACCATGACTTTGCCTGAGGATGAgataatgaaattgaaaaatgagCTAAACAACGAATGGTCTATTGCTTGA
- the LOC125870643 gene encoding glycine-rich RNA-binding protein 4, mitochondrial-like, with translation MAFYNKIGGLLRQSISTSGNALNAQSSAPSMLNAIRCMSTKLFVGGLSFGTDDQSLKEAFTSFGDVVEAKVIMDRDSGKSKGFGFVNFTDGESAQEAMSAMDGQDLNGRNIRVSLAQERAPRSGGFRSGGGGYGGGGFGGGYGGSRQNDAY, from the exons ATGGCTTTCTACAACAAAATTGGTGGTCTTTTGAGGCAGAGCATTTCAACAAGTGGCAATGCATTGAATGCACAATCATCAGCGCCTTCAATGCTTAACGCCATCCGTTGCATGTCAACAAAGCTTTTTGTTGGAG GTCTTTCATTTGGAACTGATGATCAGTCACTGAAGGAAGCCTTCACCAGCTTTGGTGATGTCGTTGAGG CTAAAGTCATCATGGATAGAGATTCTGGGAAATCAAAGGGATTTGGATTCGTGAACTTCACAGACGGCGAATCTGCCCAAGAGGCTATGTCAGCAATGGATGGACAG GATCTGAACGGAAGGAATATCCGCGTCTCTCTAGCCCAAGAGAGAGCTCCACGCAGCGGTGGTTTTCGTTCTGGTGGTGGCGGATATGGCGGTGGCGGATTTGGCGGTGGCTATGGTGGATCTAGACAAAATGATGCATACTAA
- the LOC125870635 gene encoding UDP-glucuronate 4-epimerase 6: MASPPDTSKTTKLERYNSYIRKVNSTKLIAASSKLLFRVTLLVALLLIFFFTINYPPLTSEKTFNNNIHTTTHNLLSSAIYGGGASWEKQVRHSSTPHRPNGLSVLVTGAAGFVGSHCSLALKKRGDGVLGLDNFNSYYDPSLKRARQDQLSKHQIFIVEGDINDTELLKKLFDIVPFTHILHLAAQAGVRYAMQNPLSYVNSNVAGFVNLLEIAKAADPQPAIVWASSSSVYGLNTKVPFSEDHRTDQPASLYAATKKAGEAIAHTYNHIYGLSLTGLRFFTVYGPWGRPDMAYFFFTKDMIQGKSINVYVTQDDKEVARDFTYIDDIVKGCVGALDTAEKSTGSGGKKRGPAQLRVYNLGNTSPVSVKKLVAILENLLNVKAKKNVIKMPRNGDVPFTHANVSLALRDFGYKPTTDLSSGLRKFVKWYVSYYGIQPRVKKANEGEK; the protein is encoded by the coding sequence ATGGCGTCGCCACCTGACACAAGCAAAACCACAAAGCTAGAGCGCTACAATAGCTATATTCGAAAAGTTAATAGTACAAAACTCATCGCTGCATCGTCTAAACTTTTATTTCGTGTCACTCTATTAGTGGCgctcttacttattttcttcttcactaTAAATTACCCTCCGTTAACTTCGGAAAAAactttcaacaacaacattcacACCACTACCCATAACCTTCTATCCTCCGCCATTTACGGCGGTGGGGCATCGTGGGAGAAACAAGTTCGTCACTCCTCGACTCCCCACCGCCCTAACGGGCTATCCGTCCTCGTGACGGGAGCAGCTGGATTCGTTGGTTCCCATTGTTCTTTAGCATTGAAGAAACGTGGCGATGGTGTTTTAGGTCTAGACAATTTCAATTCCTACTACGATCCTTCATTGAAACGTGCTCGTCAAGATCAGTTATCGAAGCATCAGATTTTCATTGTGGAAGGTGATATTAACGATACAGAGCTTCTGAAAAAGCTTTTCGACATTGTTCCTTTTACTCATATCCTTCATCTAGCTGCACAAGCAGGTGTTCGTTACGCGATGCAGAATCCTCTCTCTTATGTAAACTCAAACGTAGCTGGGTTTGTAAATCTGTTAGAAATCGCTAAAGCCGCAGATCCACAACCTGCAATAGTCTGGGCTTCATCGAGCTCTGTATATGGATTGAACACCAAAGTTCCATTCTCCGAAGATCACAGAACAGATCAACCAGCGAGTTTATACGCTGCAACGAAGAAAGCAGGGGAAGCAATTGCACATACATATAACCATATCTACGGGCTTTCATTAACAGGTTTGAGATTTTTCACTGTTTACGGACCTTGGGGAAGACCAGACATGGCGTATTTCTTCTTCACTAAGGATATGATTCAGGGGAAATCGATTAACGTGTACGTCACTCAGGACGATAAAGAGGTGGCGCGTGACTTCACGTACATCGATGATATAGTAAAAGGATGCGTCGGCGCGTTGGATACGGCAGAGAAGAGCACCGGGAGCGGCGGAAAGAAGAGAGGTCCGGCGCAATTGAGGGTTTACAATTTGGGGAATACTTCACCAGTGTCGGTGAAGAAGTTAGTGGCAATTCTCGAAAATTTATTGAATGTTAAGGCTAAAAAGAATGTTATTAAAATGCCACGAAACGGCGACGTTCCGTTTACACATGCTAACGTGAGCCTGGCGTTAAGGGATTTTGGATATAAGCCTACAACTGATTTGTCAAGTGGGTTAAGGAAATTTGTGAAGTGGTATGTGAGTTATTATGGGATTCAACCAAGGGTAAAAAAGGCAAATGAAGGGGAGAAGTGA